In a genomic window of Callithrix jacchus isolate 240 chromosome 22, calJac240_pri, whole genome shotgun sequence:
- the CBARP gene encoding voltage-dependent calcium channel beta subunit-associated regulatory protein isoform X1: MGLTGRLGSLPSPMHGLRVSIRRSVCPSRCGAPGPGAALPDRPHRLCARGRLPCRGDGTWRSRQSPPDSPGGAKAGGGGLSMSHCPRCGLLLPRPGWFAVAPAGEVGLAGADRASSPQGRPSQLRMQPTATMATAAATTTSATVALTTSWDNSTGRPTAEADPVLDNYVLLVVVMSLFVGGTLVVLSGVLLLCKRCWDVHQRLNRAMEEAEKTTTTYLDNGTHPAQDPYFRGEDPEGQDAETERFLSTSSTGRRVSFNEAALFEQSRKAQDKGRRYTLTEGDFHHLKNARLTHLHLPPLKIVTIHECDSGEASSAATPHPATSPKATLAIFQPPGKALTGRSVGPSSALPGDPYNPAAGATDFAEISPLASSDSGEGTSLDADTRSTKAGGPGAAPGPGEAGPGSGAGTVLQFFTRLRRHASLDGASPYFKVKKWKLEPSHRAASLDTRGSPKRHHFQRQRAASDSMEQEEAGAPHADLIQYIARAGDTVAFPPPRPFLASPTSPPPALGRLEAAEAAGGASPESPPERGAGGAGPEQPPPPELDAERDAGPEQAQTSYRDLWSLRASLELHAAASDHSSSGNDRDSVRSGDSSGSGSGGAAPAFPPPSPPAPRPKDGEARRLLQMDSGYASIEGRGAGDDTEPPAAPALPRSPRAWPRRPRRDYSIDEKTDALFHEFLRHDPHFDDTPAAARHRARAHPHARKQWQRGRQHSDPGARAAPPPAPPASAARPARAPLRRGDSVDGPPDGRTLGGAGDDPAIPVIEEEPGGGGCPGSGLCVAPPGALLDKLAAGLDERLFPPRLAEPAVAPPALVAAAPTSPDHSPA, encoded by the exons ATGGGGCTGACAGGGCGCCTGGGGTCCCTCCCGAGCCCGATGCATGGCCTGCGTGTCTCCATTCGGAGAAGTGTTTGCCCTTCTCGGTGCGGAGCTCCGGGGCCTGGCGCTGCCTTGCCGGACCGGCCACACCGGCTGTGTGCCCGGGGCCGCCTCCCCTGCCGGGGGGATGGGACATGGAGGTCCAGACAGAGCCCCCCGGACTCGCCGGGCggagccaaggcgggtggaggCGGCCTCTCCATGAGTCACTGCCCCCGGTGTGGGCTCCTGCTCCCGAGACCCGGCTGGTTTGCAGTGGCTCCTGCAGGAGAAGTAGGCCTAGCTGGAGCTGACCGGGCCTCGTCCCCACAGGGCCGTCCTTCCCAGCTCAGAATGCAGCCCACAGCCACCATGGCCACAGCCGctgccaccaccacctctgccacgGTAGCCCTGACAACGTCGTGGGACAACAGCACTGGACGCCCCACG GCAGAGGCAGACCCTGTCCTGGACAACTACGTGCTTCTGGTGGTGGTGATGTCGCTGTTTGTGGGGGGCACGCTGGTGGTGCTGTCCGGCGTCCTGCTTCTCTGCAAGCGCTGCTGGGACGTCCACCAGCGCCTCAACAG GGCCATGGAGGAAGCAGAGAAGACCACCACCACCTACCTGGACAATGGCACCCACCCGGCCCAAG ACCCCTACTTCCGGGGGGAAGACCCCGAGGGCCAGGATGCGGAGACCGAGCGCTTCCTGTCCACCAGCTCCACGGGCCGCCGGGTCTCCTTCAATGAGGCAGCACTGTTCGAGCAGAGCCGCAAGGCACAGGACAAGGGCCGCCG GTATACGCTGACGGAAGGGGACTTCCACCACCTGAAGAATGCCCGACTCACCCACCTGCATCTGCCGCCCCTGAAGATCGTCACCATCCATGAGTGTGACTCTGGAGAGGCCAGCTCAGCCGCCACGCCCCACCCAGCCACCTCTCCCAAAGCCACCCTGGCCATTTTCCAG CCCCCGGGGAAGGCCCTCACAGGCCGCTCCGTGGGCCCCAGCTCCGCCCTGCCAGGTGACCCCTACAACCCAGCTGCAGGCGCCACTGACTTCGCAGAGATCAGCCCCTTGGCATCTAGCGACTCTGGGGAAGGCACCTCG TTGGATGCGGATACCAGGAGCACCAAGGCTGGAGGGCCTGGGGCTgcaccagggcctggggaggcAGGCCCAGGCTCTGGGGCGGGCACCGTGCTGCAGTTCTTCACCCGCCTGCGCCGACATGCCAGCCTAGACGGTGCCAGCCCCTACTTCAAGGTCAAGAAGTGGAAGCTGGAGCCCAGCCATCGGGCGGCCAGTCTGGACACAAGAG GTTCCCCCAAACGGCATCACTTCCAGCGGCAGCGGGCAGCCAGTGACAGCATGGAGCAGGAGGAGGCGGGCGCCCCCCACGCGGACCTCATCCAGTACATCGCCCGGGCTGGTGACACTGTGGCCTTCCCGCCCCCCCGCCCCTTTCTGGCCAGCCCCACCAGCCCGCCCCCTGCTCTCGGCAG GCTAGAGGCGGCCGAGGCGGCGGGAGGAGCGAGCCCCGAGTCCCCCCCGGAACGCGGCGCGGGCGGCGCGGGGCCTGAGCAGCCGCCGCCACCGGAGCTGGACGCCGAGCGCGACGCCGGCCCCGAGCAAGCCCAGACCAGCTACCGCGACCTGTGGAGCCTGCGCGCCTCGCTCGAGCTGCACGCGGCCGCCTCGGACCACAGCAGCAGCGGCAACGACCGCGACTCGGTGCGCAGCGGCGACAGCTCGGGCTCGGGCTCCGGGGGCGCGGCGCCCGCCTTCCCGCCGCCCTCCCCGCCCGCGCCCCGACCCAAGGACGGCGAGGCGCGCCGGCTGCTGCAGATGGACAGCGGCTACGCCAGCATCGAGGGCCGCGGCGCCGGCGACGACACCGAGCCGCCCGCCGCGCCCGCCCTGCCCCGCAGCCCCCGCGCCTGGCCTCGCCGTCCGCGCCGCGACTACAGCATCGACGAGAAGACGGACGCGCTGTTCCACGAGTTCCTGCGCCACGACCCGCACTTCGACGACACGCCGGCCGCCGCGCGCCACCGCGCACGCGCGCACCCGCACGCCCGGAAGCAGTGGCAGCGCGGCCGGCAGCACAGCGACCCCGGCGCACGCGcggccccgccccccgccccgcccgccaGCGCGGCCCGCCCCGCGCGTGCGCCCCTGCGCCGCGGCGACAGCGTGGACGGCCCGCCCGACGGCCGCACCCTGGGCGGTGCCGGCGACGACCCCGCCATTCCCGTCATCGAGGAGGAGCCGGGGGGCGGGGGCTGCCCTGGGTCGGGCCTGTGCGTCGCGCCCCCCGGGGCGCTGCTGGACAAGCTGGCGGCCGGCCTTGACGAGAGACTCTTTCCGCCGCGCCTCGCCGAGCCCGCCGTGGCGCCTCCCGCCTTGGTCGCCGCCGCCCCCACGTCCCCCGACCACAGCCCGGCCTAA
- the CBARP gene encoding voltage-dependent calcium channel beta subunit-associated regulatory protein isoform X6: MGLTGRLGSLPSPMHGLRVSIRRSVCPSRCGAPGPGAALPDRPHRLCARGRLPCRGDGTWRSRQSPPDSPGGAKAGGGGLSMSHCPRCGLLLPRPGWFAVAPAGEVGLAGADRASSPQGRPSQLRMQPTATMATAAATTTSATVALTTSWDNSTGRPTAEADPVLDNYVLLVVVMSLFVGGTLVVLSGVLLLCKRCWDVHQRLNRAMEEAEKTTTTYLDNGTHPAQDPYFRGEDPEGQDAETERFLSTSSTGRRVSFNEAALFEQSRKAQDKGRRYTLTEGDFHHLKNARLTHLHLPPLKIVTIHECDSGEASSAATPHPATSPKATLAIFQPPGKALTGRSVGPSSALPGDPYNPAAGATDFAEISPLASSDSGEGTSLDADTRSTKAGGPGAAPGPGEAGPGSGAGTVLQFFTRLRRHASLDGASPYFKVKKWKLEPSHRAASLDTRGSPKRHHFQRQRAASDSMEQEEAGAPHADLIQYIARAGDTVAFPPPRPFLASPTSPPPALGRYFSVDRGARGGPVGPCPDLPLPGGPGSALQTPWTWPHPPPAARPLPEADSLGPPLQHGPEEGSGERLG; this comes from the exons ATGGGGCTGACAGGGCGCCTGGGGTCCCTCCCGAGCCCGATGCATGGCCTGCGTGTCTCCATTCGGAGAAGTGTTTGCCCTTCTCGGTGCGGAGCTCCGGGGCCTGGCGCTGCCTTGCCGGACCGGCCACACCGGCTGTGTGCCCGGGGCCGCCTCCCCTGCCGGGGGGATGGGACATGGAGGTCCAGACAGAGCCCCCCGGACTCGCCGGGCggagccaaggcgggtggaggCGGCCTCTCCATGAGTCACTGCCCCCGGTGTGGGCTCCTGCTCCCGAGACCCGGCTGGTTTGCAGTGGCTCCTGCAGGAGAAGTAGGCCTAGCTGGAGCTGACCGGGCCTCGTCCCCACAGGGCCGTCCTTCCCAGCTCAGAATGCAGCCCACAGCCACCATGGCCACAGCCGctgccaccaccacctctgccacgGTAGCCCTGACAACGTCGTGGGACAACAGCACTGGACGCCCCACG GCAGAGGCAGACCCTGTCCTGGACAACTACGTGCTTCTGGTGGTGGTGATGTCGCTGTTTGTGGGGGGCACGCTGGTGGTGCTGTCCGGCGTCCTGCTTCTCTGCAAGCGCTGCTGGGACGTCCACCAGCGCCTCAACAG GGCCATGGAGGAAGCAGAGAAGACCACCACCACCTACCTGGACAATGGCACCCACCCGGCCCAAG ACCCCTACTTCCGGGGGGAAGACCCCGAGGGCCAGGATGCGGAGACCGAGCGCTTCCTGTCCACCAGCTCCACGGGCCGCCGGGTCTCCTTCAATGAGGCAGCACTGTTCGAGCAGAGCCGCAAGGCACAGGACAAGGGCCGCCG GTATACGCTGACGGAAGGGGACTTCCACCACCTGAAGAATGCCCGACTCACCCACCTGCATCTGCCGCCCCTGAAGATCGTCACCATCCATGAGTGTGACTCTGGAGAGGCCAGCTCAGCCGCCACGCCCCACCCAGCCACCTCTCCCAAAGCCACCCTGGCCATTTTCCAG CCCCCGGGGAAGGCCCTCACAGGCCGCTCCGTGGGCCCCAGCTCCGCCCTGCCAGGTGACCCCTACAACCCAGCTGCAGGCGCCACTGACTTCGCAGAGATCAGCCCCTTGGCATCTAGCGACTCTGGGGAAGGCACCTCG TTGGATGCGGATACCAGGAGCACCAAGGCTGGAGGGCCTGGGGCTgcaccagggcctggggaggcAGGCCCAGGCTCTGGGGCGGGCACCGTGCTGCAGTTCTTCACCCGCCTGCGCCGACATGCCAGCCTAGACGGTGCCAGCCCCTACTTCAAGGTCAAGAAGTGGAAGCTGGAGCCCAGCCATCGGGCGGCCAGTCTGGACACAAGAG GTTCCCCCAAACGGCATCACTTCCAGCGGCAGCGGGCAGCCAGTGACAGCATGGAGCAGGAGGAGGCGGGCGCCCCCCACGCGGACCTCATCCAGTACATCGCCCGGGCTGGTGACACTGTGGCCTTCCCGCCCCCCCGCCCCTTTCTGGCCAGCCCCACCAGCCCGCCCCCTGCTCTCGGCAGGTATTTTTCAGTAGATAGAGGTGCTAGGGGTGGACCTGTGGGCCCTTGCCCCGATTTGCCCCTCCCAGGCGGCCCAGGGAGCGCTCTCCAGACCCCGTGGACCTGGCCTCACCCGCCTCCAGCGGCAAGGCCCCTCCCAGAGGCCGACTCACTGGGGCCACCTCTCCAGCATGGACCAGAGGAGGGAAGCGGGGAGAGACTGG GCTAG